A segment of the Candidatus Pelagisphaera phototrophica genome:
ATGCCACAGGTCACTGAGCCCACACTAATTTGGGAAAAAGTAAAAACCGAGCTTTCAGAGCTCCTTCCACGCGATATCTTTGATAGCTGGTTTGTTTCCGTAGAGTGCCTAAGCTCGGATGGCAATTCCGTGGTCCTTCAAGTACCGAGTGAGTTTTCCGCAATTTGGATCAACGATAACTACTTGGATCTACTCACCAAAGCCTTTCAACGGTTTTTGGGCCATCCAGTAACCGTTACTTTAGTAGACAACTCCGCGGACGAAGACACCGTTGGCAACAATACGCGGCATACCAATACTGAGATGTCCAATTTCCGAGGGAATGCAGCGAGCGCCAACCAGAGGAACAAAGGAGCCATCGATTCCAATCTCAATCGTCGGAACACTTTTGAGAATTTCGTTATCGGCTCCAATAGCCAATTGGCACACGCCGCAGCGATCGCGGTAGCGCATGCGCCGGCGGAAGCCTACAACCCCCTCTTCGTTTATGGGGAGACTGGATTGGGCAAGACTCATCTCATGCACGCCGTGGGACATCACATTCTCCAAAACAAGCCTGACGCCCGAATTGCTTACCTCTCTTCCGAAAAGTTCACGAACGAATTCATTTCCTCTATTCAAGAGAATACGCTGACCCGTTTTCGCAAACGGTATCGCCGCGTAGATGTCCTTTTAATCGACGACGTCCAGTTTCTCAGTGGCAAGGAGCGAATCCAGGAAGAATTCTTCCACACCTTCAACGAGCTCTTCGAGCAGCAAAAGCAGATTTTCCTTTCAAGCGATAGACCGGCCAACGAAATAGCGAAACTCGAAAGTCGCCTCGTATCCAGATTCCAGTGGGGTCTAGTAACCGATATCCAAGCTCCCGATTTCGAGACCCGTGTTGCCATCCTGCGCAAAAAGGCCGAGCAGCATAACTTCAAGGTCCAGGATGAGATCATCAATTTCATCGCGGAACACATCGTAAAAAATATTCGCCGGCTCGAAGGAGCCTTAATCAAAGTTTGCAGCTACTCTTCTCTTACCGGAAGCCCGCTCGATATCTCCACTTGCGAGATGCTCTTAAGCGACGTGCTAATGGAAGCGGCCAAACAGCAACTCACGATTGATACGATACAGAAGAAAGTAGCCGAATACTTCGAGCTAAGGCATTCCGACATGCTAAGTCGGCGGCGGCCCAATCACATCGCCGTTCCCAGACAGATCGCCATGTACTTGAGTCGGGAACTTACCAAGCACTCGCTGCAAGAAATCGGTGAGTCGTTTGGGGGACGGGATCACGGTACGGTAATCCATGCCTGTCGGCAGGTCGAAAACCTTGTAGACCAAGACGACACCGTTCGCCACAGTGTCGACTACCTGAAAGCCCAGCTTTCAAGATAGAGCTGGACCTATCCTTCTTATAAGACCTATTGGTTCTATAAGTCCTACGCCACCATGAATCTCAGTCACGAACAAAAGCAGACCATAGCCCAAAGCCTCGCCGATGGTAAATCCATTGCGGACATCCAACGGCTTATTACTAGTGAATTTGGAGTCGCAATGACCTTTATGGAAACGCGATTTCTGCTAGACGACCTAAACTTGGACCTGAAGGAAGAGGAGCCGAAACCTGAGCCGGATGACGCGGTCCCAGTTGAAGCGGCAAGCTCTGATATGTCGGCGTCTGAGGAAGTTGCCTTAGGGAACGGGTCCTTATCCGTCGACATTGATAAAATTGTACGTCCGGGTTCGGCCATCAGCGGTACCGTCACTTTCTCTGACGGAGTAGCGGCCAAATGGTATGTGGATCAGATGGGTCGCCTGGGACTGGATCCCGACCAAGAGGGATACCAGCCCTCGGAATCTGACATCCAAGCGTTTCAAACCGAGCTTCAGGCAAAAATGCAGGCTCCTGGAATCTAGACCAAGCTCCCTTTTTCGATTCCTTGAATTAGATCGGCTTCGGAAAGAATTTTTACCCCAAGGCTTTCCGCTTTCGTCAATTTAGATCCCGCGGACTCGCCCGTCAGCAAATAGGTCGTCTTTTTGCTGACGCTCCCAGCGACTTTTCCTCCCTTGCTTTCGATCAGGGCTTTCGCTTCATCGCGTTTCATCGTGGGCAGGGTTCCCGTAATGACAAAACTCGTACCCTCGAAGATCGCTTGGCTCCTTTCGATCATCTCCGGGGCGGTGGGGTTCACCCCTAATTCAAAAAGCGAATCCACGACCGCTGCGTTCACTTCGCTATCGAAATAAGCGACTATTCCCTGGGCGGTCTTTTCGCCGATTCCATCAATCTCTACCAGCGTTTCGACATTCGCCTCCCTTAAATGGGCGACTGATCCAAAATGCTTTGCCAAGTCCTTTGCTGCGGTCGCCCCAACTTGTGGAATTCCAAGCCCATGAATCAAGCGCCACAATTTTTTCGTTTTACTCTGCTCGATCGCTTCCAGTAGATTCCGTGACGACTTCTCAGCAAATTTTTCAAGTGCAACGATCTGGTCATACGCCAATCGAAAGATATCCGAAAGATTGGATACGAGGGAACGCTCAACGAGTTGCTCGACCACTGCCTCGCCCAGCCCTTCAATATCCATACACTGGCGTGAGGCAAAGTGCTGCAAGCGCCCCTTCACCTGAGCCGGACACTTTATGTTGAGACAGCGAAGGGCTACTTCGCCCTCTAACTTGCGTGTTGGCGTGCCACATTTCGGACAGGATTCAGGAAAGACAAAGGGAACGCTGTCGCGGGGGCGCTTTTCAAGAACTACTCGGATCACTGCTGGGATGATTTCGCCGGCCTTTTCCAAAATCACTGAATCCCCAATTCGAACGTCCTTTCGTTGCATCTCTTCCTGGTTATGCAGAGTGGCCCGCGAAACGGTCGTTCCAGCAAGTTGGGTCGGTCGCAATTCTGCAACCGGAGTCAGGACCCCGGTCCGTCCGACCTGAAGGGTAATCCCTTCCAGAACCGTCTCAGACTGTTCGGCCGCAAACTTGAACGCGATCGCCCATCGGGGCGCCTTCGACGTCTTTCCCAACTGATCCTGCTGGTCCAATCGGTTGGTCTTCACAACCGCTCCGTCGGTTGGATACGGAAGTTGATCGCGCAGGGAGTCCAACTCTTCTATCGCTTGCCACGCCTCTTCAGCGCCACGGGTTTCCCAAATTCGTTCTCCCACCGGAAAGCCCCAATGAGTAAGCGTCTGACTAAACTCGGATTGTGACGATACGATTTCAGGTTGGCAGAAACCAAGTCCGTAAAGGACAATGCTAAGTTTCCGCCGAGCGACCTCATCTCGGTCTAGCATTTTGACCGTACCCGCTGCCAAGTTCCGCGGATTCTTAAATTCCTCGAGCCCAGCTGCGCTGCGCTCAGCATTAATCCGATCGAATTCGTCGTTACGCATATAGATTTCTCCTCGAATTTCGATAACATCCGGGAGATCCGCTCCTTTCAACTCTCGCGGCAGCTCCTCAATGAAGAGCACATTTGCCGTAATATCATCTCCCTCGGTCCCATTTCCTCGGGTCACTGCCCGAACCAGTTTTCCGTTTTCGTAAGTGATACTAACAGCAACCCCGTCTATCTTCGGCTCAACAACAAAATCGACCGAGACCACTTCCAGGCCTTTTACAATTCTCTCTACAAATGCAAAAAATTCATCTTCCGAATACGTGTTGTCCAGGCTAAGCATGGGAAGCCGATGAATATAAGATTCAAATCCTTCCACCAAGTCATCCCCCACCCGCTGTGTAGGGGTGTCATTCGGAACCCATTCGGGATGAGCCGCTTCTAATGCTTCCAAATCATGTTTCAGCTGGTCGTATTCCCGGTCAGATATTTCGGGATCCGCCTGGCGGTAGTAGAGCTCATCGTGCTTCTCGATCTCATTTCTCAAAGCCCTGATTTCAGCCTCTACCTTCACGTCCTTCATTGCCCTCCATTCAAGAGTTTCAGAAGCGGGACGCAAGTTCAGGTTACATACCCGCTAGACAATCGGATCGGTGACTTCGATTCTCGAACGAATACGCAAACGCTGAAATCTATTCAGCCCCGGCTTCTTTGCCAATTCTGCCTCTCATCACATCCCAGAACCGCGTTTCCAAAGTGCGTCGGTAGAGTCCCCAAGAGCAGTAAACAAAAATCGCCGTTGCCGCCCCAGCCCCATCTGCGACAATGTCCATCAAATCCGACGACCTAAGGGGATTGTAGAATTGTATCCATTCGTCCACTATTCCGTATGAAATCGCCAACAAAAAAGCCCACGCTAATCGGGAGTTTGATCGCAAAGGACCCGGCACCCAACGAAACCAAAGAGTGCCCAGCAACCCAAACACGAAGAAATGGGCCACCTTGTCAAAATTGACGATATCTGGACCCTGTGGACTGCTTTCGTCAAAACTCGATGCCCAAGCAACCGCCGCGAGCAAGGCGACTGGCGGAATCAAATATCGAAGAGGAAGACGAGTACTCACGCCAGAAAAGCGGAATCCATGAAAAAGAGAAAAATGGTCGGGCCACCGAGATTTGAACTCGGGACCTCTTGTCCCCCAGACAAGCGCGCTACCAAGCTGCGCCATGGCCCGACACAAAGGAAAGACAGGAGAACTTGGGGAGCTCTGGATTCGATTTCAAATGCTTTTTTCCGAAAGCTGGATTTATTTATCGTGGACGCCTCAAACAGTTGAATTTGACTTGCTTCCAATTGAGCTGGCAGGCATACACCTCTCCTCTTTCAAAGGATGCCCAGGTGGCGGAATTGGTAGACGCGCCTGACTCAAAATCAGGTTTCTTCGGAAGTGGGGGTTCGATTCCCCCCCTGGGTACCATCCTTCGATCGAGACACAACTTAGAGTCTCAGGCTGTCACCTCGAAGTCCTTAAGACGGAGTAGTAAGTCCCACACTGGATTCGAGAGTACGGCTTGGCAGGCCTATGAAAGAGTGTCCAATCAGTATCAAATTAAAGGGGTCAGACCCCTACCTTTGCGGAGGGGTCAGAGCGACTTATGATACTTGAAGCTTGCCAAAGTACAAAAAAATGATTTTGCTTGTTAAGCCCTGAGTAGGCTATTAGTTCAGTAGCTTTTTTACTATAGTAAGTTAAACAGATTTTTTCGTGGCGAATAAACAGGTTTGCATAGTAGGCGCTGGTTTCTCTGGCGCAGTAATTGCCAGGCAACTTGCTGAAGCCAGCATCTCCTCTGTTGTCATTGACAAGCGCTCGCACTCTGCTGGCAATTGCCATACCGATCGCGATGCTGAAACCGGGGTCATGGTACACCGCTATGGCCCACATATTTTCCATACGGATATAGAGGAAGTTTGGGAGTATGTAAATAAATTTGGCGAATTCATGCCCTTTGTAAACCGACCCAAAGCTGTCGTTGCTGGCAAAGTATATTCGCTACCAGTAAACCTGCACACGATTAATCAATTTTTTGGCACCAGCATGTCTCCTGCTGAAGCCGAAGAGTTTATATGCTCAAAAACCATTTCGTTTGAGCACGAACCTGCTAACTTTGAAGAGCAAGCTCAATCAATGATCGGCAAAGAGCTATATGAGGCTTTCTTTAAAGGCTACACGGAAAAACAATGGGGCGTTTCGCCAACTGAACTACCCGCTTCTATCCTGAAACGGCTTCCGCTACGCTTTAATTACAACGATAATTACTTTAGCCATCCGCATCAGGGCATTCCTCGTGAAGGCTACACGGCCATAGTGGATAATATTCTGGATCATAAACTGATAGATCTGCGACTCAGCACAAACTTCACATCTCTTCAAAATGAAGAATGGCAGCATGTTTTCTACAGTGGGCCGATTGACAGCTATTACAACAACTGCTTCGGAGACCTTGGGTACAGAACTTTAGATTTTAAAGAATTCAGGCAGGATGGTGACGCTCAAGGTAATGCGGTCATTAACCAATGCGATTCAGACGTACCTTATACGAGAACGACAGAGCATAAATATTTCGCTCCATGGGAATCTCATGATCAGAGCATTTGTTTTCGTGAATACAGTCGCGCTTGCACGGCTGGCGACATACCCTACTATCCTATAAGACTGACTAACGACAAATCGCTTCTGGGAAAATACGTCAACAAGGCTGAGACAGAAAGTACAGTCACTTTTGTTGGACGATTAGGGACTTATCGTTACTTGGATATGGATAAAACTATTGCTGAAGCCCTTGAGACTGCTGCTCTTTACATTAATAGGCATAAGTCAACAAACCAGATGCCCGCGTTTGTTCACTCACCATTGCCATCATAACGAAAGTCTATTTCAAATTACAAAAAACAAAAGTCTCATCGTTATCCCAGCCGGGGCTGATAGTTGCCACAAGAACTGGCACCAGTTTGCCGACCGGACATATGATATAGCTGTCATTTCATTTGATCCCAATAGCTACAAAGACAACAAGAAGCACTCAGACTACTGTTTCCCGCAAGAAGGGGCCAAATTTGCACTGCTCGATAGCTTCTTCTCCAATCAGCCAGAAATATGGAAGAAGTACGAATTCTTCTGGCTCCCTGATGATGATTTGCAGTGCTCGGGTGAAACTGTAAACCGACTATTTGATATCTTTATAAAAAATAAAATGCCACTAGCTCAGCCCTCGCTAACACAAGACAGCCCAGTTAGCCATGGTTTAACCACTCATCGACGACCCTTTATATTTCGTGAGACAAATTTTGTTGAAGTTATGGCGCCAGTTTTCACAAAACAATCCCTTCAAAAAGCTGTGCCGCTTTTTCTTATCTCTAGGAGCGGCTGGGGAATCGACGAAATATGGTCACAGTTAACCTTTGCAGATGAAAAGAAATTCATCATAGATGCCGTACAGGTAAAACACATGCGTCCTCCAAATTCACCGAAACCTGGTGAGGATGTGGCATCAGGCGGTGGCTTTTACGCTAAACTGGGAGTCAACCCACATACTGAACTCATGGCCCTAAGCAAAAAATATGACTTCATCGTAGGGCTGAAGAAATTAAGTGTTTCTGGAGAGCTTCTGGGAGGCATTCCAACTGGCAAATTTATTACTCATCTACTGGTTAAAGCAGATAAGAAAATCGCTCGTTTCCAGCGGCGCATTTCCAGGCCAAGAAATACGCCGGGAAGCTGCTAACCCGCTTCACCTACTCGACCAATGGCGTAGGCATCTACCAGATCGATATGCAAACAGGGGGCGAAGCGAACGTGCTTAAGTATCCCTTGCTAGACGAGCTACAGAGCATGACTTTCGATGATGCCAATCCGTGGCGAGAGAGGTTTGGCAAAATACCGTTCGACGATAAAAGCGGGGCTTGGCAGCCACGGTACTACCAACACACGGCGATAGATAATGCAATCAAGGCGATAGCCGATGGCAAAAAGCGAATACTGCTCACCCTGGCGAGAGGCACAGGGAAAACGGCTATAGCTTTCCAGATTGCCTGGACGCTGTTTCACAGCAGACGGAACGTCACTGCACAGCCTACGAGACGTCCTTGCATCCTTTTTCTAGCCGACCGAAACATCCCCGCCAACCAGGCTTACAATTCATTCTCGGCATTCGATGAGGACGCCCTGAAAACGCATAGCTCCTGATTAGATAAGGAAGCGTGGGAGGGTTCCAAAAAATTGGAGTATCTTCTTCACCATCTTTGAGACGTTTATGACTGGGACTGACGCGTCAGGCCAGCCTTCGCCCAATTTCGGGAAATATCCTTCCGACTTCTTCGACCTCATCGTCGTGGATGAGTGCCACCGGGGCGGAGCGAACGACGAGAGCAATTGGCGAGGCATACTAGACTACTTCGAGCCAGCTATGCAGCTCGGCCTCACTGCCACACCCAAGCGAGATCAGAATGCCGATACGTACGCCTAATTCGGCGAGCCGGTCTACATCTATTCGCTCAAGGGAGGCATCAATGATGGCTTTCTAACGCCATTTAGGATGAAGGAGATTGGCCTCCTGGCGACTTCTGGCTCAACGTCGACAAAAAACATTACAAATGGCAAAATATGGTACAGTATTTCATCGAACGCCAACTACGAGGGAGAAGCCGCTTACAGCAGCGCGCAGTGGAACCTTGGAGAAAATTTCCAATTTGATGGAGAGGAAGATTTATCTAGTTTTACTCTCTCCAAAGAACTGGTAGAGCTTGGGGGGAAGCCAATACAACTGAAAAATTCAAAGCTGAAGCTAAATGAAACATTATCGATTACCAATCATCTTCGCCTTGCTAGTATTGGCCTGCTTATTGGAACTGGTAGAGCGATCGAGTATAAAGCCAAGAATTGTTCAACCTTTCGAATTTGACGAGCTTACGGTTTCCAGTTTCGACGAAGTTCCCGATGTAGATAGCTTATTTGACCAAAAAATCTCAATGGGAGGGCAAGATAGTTACGAGTTCCTGAGGCTAGATCTTGAAGACAATAAGTCCTATGTCCGAGTAGTAAACGCAGCCCAATACCTTGAAATGAGAAGGAAAGGTGCTGAACCCTTTTCAACTTATGACATCACTATGGATAGTTGGTTTGAGAATATTGTGCCGGCATTGGTATTTTCGAAGCATAGCAGTGCTTCAAATCGAAGGTCCTACCCTTCCATTACCACGAAGATCGCTTAATTTTAAAATCTTAATCCACTGTAAAACAAAGACTTATGACTTTTCGTGAGATTTCTGCCTAAAAAGATTCAAAATTTTGAACGCTAGGCCCCGGAACCCGTCTATCCCATAGTATTCAAAAGGATTTTATTCATTTTAGTATCTGGTTTGTAGTTTGATAAGTCGAAAAGGCGTCGCTTAGCGGCGCCTTTTTGTTGCCCGCAATCCTCGCCGTTCTCCTTCTGGAAGGGCCGCAAAAAAGATTTCTCCGAAAACTGGATGTTTCTTTGAACGTTTCTACCGTAGATGCACCTATCATAGACAGAAGAGGAAGTAGTAGTTTTTTCTTAGTTCTGGTTTGTAGTTTGATAAGTTAGAAAGGGTCTCGCTTAACGGGGCCCTTTCTTTTTTTATTTTAGCAATAATAGGCCCCATCGCGGATTTCAATTTGATCGAAGCCAATCAGATGGTAATGCTCTCGAAATGCCCGACTTTCGGAGTTACTGCCCAACTCTAGATCCAAACGTGCCGCAGATCACACTTTCGGCTGATGAGTCGCATCACTTGATCTCGGTAAATCGCGCCCGTCAGGGAGACCCGGTCATTATCTTCGACGGCTTTGGGAATGAATGGGCCTCAGAAATAACCATAGCCAATAAAAGGGAGGCTGTCTTGGAGGGAAAAGCCTTCAACCACCACTCTCCTCCTCTTCAAAGAATCGCTTTGGCCCAGTCGATTCCAAAATCGAAGGGCTTGGAGAACATCATTCGCAAAGCAACGGAGCTGGGTATTCAGGACATCTATCCTTTGATTTCCAATCGAACCGAAACCAAGATCCGCGATGGCAAAGAAAAAACGAAGAACGAAAAATGGCTCGGGGTCGCAATTGAGGGAGCGAAACAGTCGGGAAACCCGTTTATTCCCACCATTCATCCCGCTCAGCGTTTGGATCTTTTTCTGGAAAAAGAATCGGGAAATTTCCAGCTGAAGCTCATTGCCTCCCTCGAAGAAGGCAGTGCCACGCTTCACGGGCAAATTGAAAAAGCCGTTCTAAATCCCAACGCTTCGGGGATATTTCTAGTCGGCCCCGAAGGTGATTTCACGGAAACCGAGTATACCCAAATTCGCCAGGCAGATTTCCTTCCAGTCTCACTGGGGCCCTATGTGCTGAAATGCGAAACCGCCGCGGTCAAAGCCCTTAGCATCTTGCAGCACGAATTTTCTAAATGGGCCCCCTGATAGACACCTTCGTCTACCAAACCATCAAACCGCCAGCGTAGGTAAACCCGGCCCCGACGGAACAGAAGATGATCTTGTCACCTTCTTCAAAAATCCCCTCTTCCGCAGCCCATCCCAACGCCATTGAGACGGAAGCAGCCGATGTGTTACCATACTTCCCCACCGTAACGATGAATTTTTCGTAGGAGATTCCAACGCGCTTGCTCACTGCTTTCAGAATTCGAGCGTTCGCCTGGTGAGGTACAATCCAGGATACATCTTCCTCGGAAAGCCCATGACGCTTCATAGCACTTTCAATAATGTCGGAGAACGCAAGCACGGCCCTTTTAAAAACAACTCCGCCGTCCAGCTGAATATAGAAAGAGTCCAGGCTGTCTCCCGGTTGTGGAATCGGATTCATCGCCCCACCACCTCTGCGGCAAATCGCCTCGGTGTACCGCGAGTCACCACTGAGCTCATGCCGATAAAATCGATGGCCTCCTTTTTGCGGAGTCAATACTGCCGCTCCTGCTCCGTCGCCAAAAAGAAAGGCGGTTTCGTGGTCTTTAGAGTTTGTGATTCGCGAAAGAATTTCCGCGGTAACCACGAGAGCGTTTTTTGCCGTTCCTCCTATTATGAAAGCCCGTCCCACCTCGAGAGCATAAAGCCAGCCCGAACAGGCCGCGTTAAGATCAAAAGCCAGCGCCTGTCCAATGCCAAGCTCTTTGGCTAACGCGCTCGCGGCTCCGGGAACCGGTTGATCGGGAAGAAGGGTTGCGACAATCACCGCATCGATGTCGTCCACTGACATACCGGCCATTTCCAAGGCCTTGTTTGTCGCCTCTGTAGCTAGGCTGGTAGCCGATTCACCTTCGCTGATGATATAACGCTGCTGAATCCCGGTTACCTTTTCAAT
Coding sequences within it:
- a CDS encoding beta-ketoacyl-ACP synthase 3; its protein translation is MAKQLIEVPIPSMGATVNEITLIDLFCEAGSAVAKGEKLAELESDKSIFDFESPCEGVIRGICCCAGDILKVGVPFFRIETEDQSMSHLAVDLGTDSGALNTATTPATESKQKLVAPLAEIATAESTISETPAPSDKMGAIRWTPRARKIALERGLNPDTICDIVGTGPGGRVTGDDLTRYKGSSLENAVASSDAGVDSLTSQTVCVAGIGYAVPKNARSNEEILREFPGKTAEEIEKVTGIQQRYIISEGESATSLATEATNKALEMAGMSVDDIDAVIVATLLPDQPVPGAASALAKELGIGQALAFDLNAACSGWLYALEVGRAFIIGGTAKNALVVTAEILSRITNSKDHETAFLFGDGAGAAVLTPQKGGHRFYRHELSGDSRYTEAICRRGGGAMNPIPQPGDSLDSFYIQLDGGVVFKRAVLAFSDIIESAMKRHGLSEEDVSWIVPHQANARILKAVSKRVGISYEKFIVTVGKYGNTSAASVSMALGWAAEEGIFEEGDKIIFCSVGAGFTYAGGLMVW
- a CDS encoding RsmE family RNA methyltransferase — translated: MPDFRSYCPTLDPNVPQITLSADESHHLISVNRARQGDPVIIFDGFGNEWASEITIANKREAVLEGKAFNHHSPPLQRIALAQSIPKSKGLENIIRKATELGIQDIYPLISNRTETKIRDGKEKTKNEKWLGVAIEGAKQSGNPFIPTIHPAQRLDLFLEKESGNFQLKLIASLEEGSATLHGQIEKAVLNPNASGIFLVGPEGDFTETEYTQIRQADFLPVSLGPYVLKCETAAVKALSILQHEFSKWAP
- the glf gene encoding UDP-galactopyranose mutase, which gives rise to MANKQVCIVGAGFSGAVIARQLAEASISSVVIDKRSHSAGNCHTDRDAETGVMVHRYGPHIFHTDIEEVWEYVNKFGEFMPFVNRPKAVVAGKVYSLPVNLHTINQFFGTSMSPAEAEEFICSKTISFEHEPANFEEQAQSMIGKELYEAFFKGYTEKQWGVSPTELPASILKRLPLRFNYNDNYFSHPHQGIPREGYTAIVDNILDHKLIDLRLSTNFTSLQNEEWQHVFYSGPIDSYYNNCFGDLGYRTLDFKEFRQDGDAQGNAVINQCDSDVPYTRTTEHKYFAPWESHDQSICFREYSRACTAGDIPYYPIRLTNDKSLLGKYVNKAETESTVTFVGRLGTYRYLDMDKTIAEALETAALYINRHKSTNQMPAFVHSPLPS
- the dnaA gene encoding chromosomal replication initiator protein DnaA is translated as MPQVTEPTLIWEKVKTELSELLPRDIFDSWFVSVECLSSDGNSVVLQVPSEFSAIWINDNYLDLLTKAFQRFLGHPVTVTLVDNSADEDTVGNNTRHTNTEMSNFRGNAASANQRNKGAIDSNLNRRNTFENFVIGSNSQLAHAAAIAVAHAPAEAYNPLFVYGETGLGKTHLMHAVGHHILQNKPDARIAYLSSEKFTNEFISSIQENTLTRFRKRYRRVDVLLIDDVQFLSGKERIQEEFFHTFNELFEQQKQIFLSSDRPANEIAKLESRLVSRFQWGLVTDIQAPDFETRVAILRKKAEQHNFKVQDEIINFIAEHIVKNIRRLEGALIKVCSYSSLTGSPLDISTCEMLLSDVLMEAAKQQLTIDTIQKKVAEYFELRHSDMLSRRRPNHIAVPRQIAMYLSRELTKHSLQEIGESFGGRDHGTVIHACRQVENLVDQDDTVRHSVDYLKAQLSR
- the ligA gene encoding NAD-dependent DNA ligase LigA gives rise to the protein MKDVKVEAEIRALRNEIEKHDELYYRQADPEISDREYDQLKHDLEALEAAHPEWVPNDTPTQRVGDDLVEGFESYIHRLPMLSLDNTYSEDEFFAFVERIVKGLEVVSVDFVVEPKIDGVAVSITYENGKLVRAVTRGNGTEGDDITANVLFIEELPRELKGADLPDVIEIRGEIYMRNDEFDRINAERSAAGLEEFKNPRNLAAGTVKMLDRDEVARRKLSIVLYGLGFCQPEIVSSQSEFSQTLTHWGFPVGERIWETRGAEEAWQAIEELDSLRDQLPYPTDGAVVKTNRLDQQDQLGKTSKAPRWAIAFKFAAEQSETVLEGITLQVGRTGVLTPVAELRPTQLAGTTVSRATLHNQEEMQRKDVRIGDSVILEKAGEIIPAVIRVVLEKRPRDSVPFVFPESCPKCGTPTRKLEGEVALRCLNIKCPAQVKGRLQHFASRQCMDIEGLGEAVVEQLVERSLVSNLSDIFRLAYDQIVALEKFAEKSSRNLLEAIEQSKTKKLWRLIHGLGIPQVGATAAKDLAKHFGSVAHLREANVETLVEIDGIGEKTAQGIVAYFDSEVNAAVVDSLFELGVNPTAPEMIERSQAIFEGTSFVITGTLPTMKRDEAKALIESKGGKVAGSVSKKTTYLLTGESAGSKLTKAESLGVKILSEADLIQGIEKGSLV
- a CDS encoding VanZ family protein gives rise to the protein MSTRLPLRYLIPPVALLAAVAWASSFDESSPQGPDIVNFDKVAHFFVFGLLGTLWFRWVPGPLRSNSRLAWAFLLAISYGIVDEWIQFYNPLRSSDLMDIVADGAGAATAIFVYCSWGLYRRTLETRFWDVMRGRIGKEAGAE